The proteins below are encoded in one region of Conger conger chromosome 17, fConCon1.1, whole genome shotgun sequence:
- the zgc:113423 gene encoding proline-rich protein 36, with product MSRNDQIPVKIKVEEDYDQVLVEEPPSCLASGDACDVTSGLDQPRFTDCPKPLGTHYEHSLCDPMEPSSIPEAQHSEPEMEERGYSPQRWRGSGSLTGSVCSDVEDEALVEGAEMDYECQPQQESSAVSEDLFSIDHQRTLGEILTYCQVMYEAIRKLDQKFDILQAKVTSVQAVHLSPALFQQKVPATGGSGVQNAADSGLLMPQLVRVCSPPAPPLQGDGKKPPPLSPAPGVPSPPGQPAQCQAQPSHLAQTIVRAHLTVQPLPPGMAATPPAAITPPKTPRKSPASAEPSTLNTVPWEWLGDPKRKVQIPSSALQKARALANPRSAVRSLLRSVFPLETITSSNITGNSARGLKKLDPNKIAAMREWVAKKFPSFDLKESGKDWKRCVSIMNSTARYLRFEAKKHKHKGRSTSSREPAPDEESDPDPPLTTGTAEIDVELSDSEGDGPSTSRKSPASASQQKAPESSSDSGTGSEDNSKEDVYEYLGPPSRQVKVPRFAMFTARLRARPELVARFLIKYLFPDHVLVKSNVYGNREHGIQALDENKINALREHLKERFPWLLLEESGQDWKACVGAINSTIRKFRHELKKGKSGKKRR from the exons ATGTCAAGAAACG ACCAGATTCCTGTGAAGATCAAAGTTGAGGAGGACTATGACCAGGTTCTAGTGGAAGAGCCACCCAGCTGCCTTGCCTCTGGAGACGCATGTGATGTCACCAGCGGCCTGGACCAGCCCCGCTTCACTGACTGCCCCAAGCCCCTCGGCACGCACTATG AACACAGTCTGTGTGACCCTATGGAGCCATCATCCATCCCAGAAGCCCAACACAGTGAGCctgagatggaggagagaggctACAGTCCCCAGAGGTGGAGAGGCTCCGGGTCACTAACAGGCAGTGTG TGCTCAGACGTGGAGGACGAGGCTCTGGTGGAGGGCGCTGAGATGGACTACGAGTGCCAGCCGCAGCAGGAG TCGAGTGCAGTCTCTGAAGATTTATTCAGCATTGATCACCAAAGGACATTGGGGGAGATACTCACCTACTGCCAG GTCATGTACGAAGCCATTCGGAAACTCGATCAGAAGTTTGATATTCTGCAAGCCAAGGTGACCAGTGTGCAGGCTGTCCACCTGAGCCCTGCACTTTTCCAACAG AAAGTTCCGGCAACGGGTGGCAGCGGAGTGCAGAACGCGGCGGACTCCGGGCTGCTCATGCCCCAGCTGGTCCGCGTGTGctccccgcccgccccccctctcCAGGGGGATGGGAAGAAgccgccccccctctctcccgccccgGGCGTTCCCAGCCCCCCCGGGCAGCCTGCCCAGTGTCAGGCACAGCCCAGCCATCTGGCCCAGACCATCGTCAGAGCCCACCTGACCGTtcagcccctccccccgggCATGGCCGCCACCCCGCCCGCGGCGATCACCCCGCCCAAAACGCCCCGCAAGAGCCCCGCCTCTGCCGAACCGAGCACCCTCAACACAG TGCCCTGGGAGTGGCTGGGGGACCCCAAGCGGAAGGTGCAGATCCCCAGCAGCGCCCTGCAGAAGGCCCGAGCACTGGCCAACCCCCGGAGCGCCGTGCGCTCCCTGCTGCGCAGCGTCTTCCCCCTGGAGACCATCACCTCCTCCAACATCACCGGCAACTCCGCCCGCGGCCTCAAGAAGCTGGACCCCAACAAGATCGCCGCCATGAGAG AGTGGGTTGCCAAAAAGTTTCCCAGCTTTGACCTGAAAGAAAGTGGCAAGGACTGGAAACGATGTGTATCCATCATGAATTCCACGGCTAGGTATCTGCGCTTTGAAGCCAAAAAACACAAG CATAAAGGACGGAGCACGAGCAGCCGTGAGCCGGCGCCTGACGAAGAGAGCGACCCCGACCCCCCGCTGACGACGGGCACGGCCGAGATCGACGTGGAGCTGTCAGACAGCGAGGGCGACGGCCCCTCCACCTCCCGCAAGTCTCCGGCCTCCGCCAGCCAGCAGAAGGCGCCAGAGAGCAGCTCCGACTCGGGCACAGGGAGTGAGGACAACAGCAAAGAAGATGTATATG AGTACCTGGGCCCGCCCAGCAGGCAGGTGAAGGTGCCGCGGTTCGCCATGTTCACAGCCCGCCTGCGCGCCCGCCCCGAACTCGTCGCCCGCTTCCTCATCAAGTACCTCTTCCCCGATCACGTGCTGGTCAAGAGCAACGTCTACGGCAACCGAGAGCACGGCATCCAGGCCCTGGACGAGAACAAGATCAACGCCCTGCGAG AGCACCTGAAGGAGCGCTTTCCCTGGCTCTTGCTGGAGGAGAGCGGGCAGGACTGGAAGGCCTGTGTGGGAGCCATCAACAGCACCATACGCAAGTTCAGACACGAGCTGAAGAAGGGCAAGAGCGGCAAGAAACGCCGCTGA